ACTCCTAAATATGATTAATAGTACCGCATTTCCAGAGCCATTTAGACGCCATACAGTGACATGTACAGGTATGGTACAAGTTTAAGATAATGCTCAAGTGCAAACATTTACTCCTGCGCACTTGTTTCTGGCTTTACTGCCACCTTTTTATCATTCGATCCAGTGTTCAAATTGAATGTTTCCACAAAGTTCTGAGGATTTATATGTGGTTACCACAAGTAGACAAACCTTGATTGTCGTAAGATTCGTTTCCTGCATCCAGTAGAGGAGCTTGAGTGGACTATTGGTGAACCTCAATACGTAGACTTCTCCGGTATCACAGCGGTCTATCCTTTCAAGGTAGGCATCATCGAACACGTAATGGTTATCCTACGAGATGAGAGTTGGTCAAGAGTGCGTACCTCAATTTTGTTATCTTCCCGTGTGAGCCACTGTGAAGACAAGAGACAGTCGTCTCCCTAAGGGCGTGTGTATAGACGTTTGCCAATAACATGTAGTAAACTTACGCGATATAGACGTAGACAGCCCTTTCTTTCGTCAGGACTTACGACGTTATCCTTATAGTTACACTTGCCTGCGCGTATTTCGCATATCACACCCTTTTCTGGTACCATTTGCCGTTATTTTGCCAAAGGACTGTTGAATACCAAAATGTATAcgtggaagaagaatttaCGTTGTGTGTGAATGAAGAAAATCCCACACCAGGAAGAAACTTGTAATGACGGAAGGAATGGTAACAAACAAACACATGAAAGGGAGGGTAAAAGGTTTTACAGACATCAGATTACTGATGTTTCTTTACCTTGGTCTTTTGTATTTGTTgttttttcttctcttgATAGGGTTGTAGGTGGCATTGTCAAAGAGATCCTTTTGCCGTGTCGCTACTGCGACGCCAGACTTGTGCTTTACAAGTTTAAAGTCCCCGTATTGATGTTCCTTGTTCGTCTTGACCTTTTTGAGCTTGCCACGGTCGTACTCGATATCTTCTTGGTCACGTTGCTTCAGggaaggatgaattttTTCCAGGAGTTGGTTGTAATTTTCAGCCTCTTCAGCGTCTGACCATGTCTCTAGATCGCATTGGTCGATTATTAGTGGACCTGGACGAGGTTCCAGAGTTGCCATTCTCTTTTTATTGTCTTGACGTTTTTGTGCATTCCCTGCAACGCGCTCATGTTCTCCCTTGACAGTTGAAATTGTTTTACTTTCTGTGGTACTAGTACTCAGGGATGTAATACCAGAATTTTGACTATTGAGCGGTTCCTTTAAAGCTGTTTTTTTGTGTGACATTCTGGTGTGCAGACGAGCAACACCTGTTTTTTTTTTAGAGGTTAAAAATTGCGATAATATCATCATTGTGACCAAGCGGTGCCCACTAAACATTCTGTGTCCTGTAAGAATACTTGGTTTTTCTCTTTTACCCTTTTTAACCACATGATCCTGCTTTACATGTTCGGGTGTGGCCATATGTTCCTTTTCACCACTAGCTGTGCTAAAGGTGTTGGTTTGAGAAAACTTGTTAAGCTTGGTGTCACAATTTAAAACATCCTCATTGACAATAGAATAAAATAAAAGGTAGACATCATTTTTTTGTGAAAATACTTTTGATTCTGAGACACAGCGTACATTTGAATCATCAAAACAGTACCAGAACCCATGATGTCCCTTAATATATGTTATGTAATGACCCATTCGCAAGGATTTACCAATATGACAGACAATGGCGTACAACTGATATTTTAGTCGAATTTCACGGTCAACTTCGTGTTTGAGTGACAGTGAGAGGGATTGCGGAAATTCGATAGCCTTTGTTGATTTTTCCAAACCATGAGAACTTACATTAAACCTCTTTAAGTtgatatttaaaatgcGCGGCGATTTGTATATTGAGAGTGATTTATCAGCATTTTGATGTGATTTgcatattttacaaaagtATTTATTGTCGCAAATTAATTTTTCTGGCAACAGAAATGTTGATAATAGGTCAATAAGTTTGTTACTTTTGTTAACGTGAACCGGTATATCAAAGAAAGGTTCTACCTTTTCCGATTTGAGTTTGCATTTTTCGCAAACAATGACATTTTTGAAGAATCCTCCAAATAAATGCCCAATCGCACTAGACATTATTTTTTCTGTGGATAGTATATCTCTTGTTTCCTTTTCAGAGTTTGCTTCTTTGTCCATCGCCATTCTGGTTCTATTATTGTCCATAACTGGAGAGGCTGTAATTGAGTAACAAGACTTTATCAAGGAATTTAGAAAGTGTTTGAGGAAAATGAATGCGTCGTCTTGCTGTCCAAACTTGAATTTGAGCCAAATGACCTTTTGGGCGATTGGGTAGAAGGGATTATTGAGTGGTTTTCTCGAGGAGGTTGAGGCCTTCACATGGTTCTCCAGCAAACACATTACACATAGTATCCGTTTTGTGTAATTTGGGCACACATTTGTGTGTCCCGATCGAATTAGCGCGGAAGATAAAAAGGGTGTATGGCTGATTACCTGTATAATGACATTCATATAGCAGATGTTTATGCCTGGGTTATTCAGTCCACTTCCTACCCTGGTTAGGACATTTTCCCATTGGACATTTGGCAGCTTGTCCAGCCCATTTAGCCTTTCATTCTCCAACTTGACGGGCGTCTTGTCTAGCTTTTTCTCCTGTGCCTTTGCAAGCCCGGTTTCCGCCACGTTATCCACAATTTCTCCATTGTTGTACCTCAAAAAGTCGATTCCGGTGCCATGAAGCTCAATGACGAGAGAGGATTCCACAGTGTCTTTCTTGTGTGTATTCGAGGCCATTTTGGGACTATTCTGTACATATTCTTGGCTCTTAAGCGTTCGGCTACATGACACGGCGAcgaaaatataaactaaAGGAGCCCGCAGTTTCAGTGAGTGGGAAGAGGGCGGAGGGTGGAATTAGAGGAAATTCCTGAGCAGCAGGGCTCCTTGCATCGCTCAAGATGCCAAATTACAAAATCTTCCCAAAGTTGCCGCTCCTTTCTTACATCGAAAAGGTACACATCCGCTACAGACCTGGAGCACAAAACGTGGAGACCTGCAGAAGGCTCATGCTCATGCTTCTTAATCCGCAGATACACAAAAAGTATCCGCAACTCAAGTATTCCTATGAGCTCCTGAGGTTTGTCTATTGCCACCAAATCACCCATTCTGTAGCTACAATGAACGACCGGAAATCCACTTGACTGTGAGCCCAAATGTGCCGCTCAGGTTTGTTAATGACTAGACCAATGTTTATTCTTAGGTTCTACGCCGACCTGTACACCCTGGAGGATATTCACCGCATCATCGACTCACACCAGTATAAAGGTAACCTTGTAACCAGGCATACACTCCATTCAGCACATGTATCATACACCAAGACCCACTCACTAGAAGCAGATGACGGAACCGATGATTAATTGGACGTAGCTAGGGTTGCTGTGGAACAGCTACGGCTTTCCGGCCCACCAGCTCTATCTAGTCATGCAGTAAATGTCTCTGGTTAAGCTCTAAAATGGC
This region of Theileria equi strain WA chromosome 1, complete sequence genomic DNA includes:
- a CDS encoding hypothetical protein (encoded by transcript BEWA_020660A); this encodes MPNYKIFPKLPLLSYIEKVHIRYRPGAQNVETCRRLMLMLLNPQIHKKYPQLKYSYELLSYNERPEIHLTVSPNVPLRFYADLYTLEDIHRIIDSHQYKAHVSYTKTHSLEADDGTDD
- a CDS encoding hypothetical protein (encoded by transcript BEWA_020640A), with protein sequence MVPEKGVICEIRAGKCNYKDNVVSPDERKGCLRLYRGDDCLLSSQWLTREDNKIEDNHYVFDDAYLERIDRCDTGEVYVLRFTNSPLKLLYWMQETNLTTIKNFVETFNLNTGSNDKKVAVKPETSAQE
- a CDS encoding Ubiquitin carboxyl-terminal hydrolase family member protein (encoded by transcript BEWA_020650A): MASNTHKKDTVESSLVIELHGTGIDFLRYNNGEIVDNVAETGLAKAQEKKLDKTPVKLENERLNGLDKLPNVQWENVLTRVGSGLNNPGINICYMNVIIQVISHTPFLSSALIRSGHTNVCPNYTKRILCVMCLLENHVKASTSSRKPLNNPFYPIAQKVIWLKFKFGQQDDAFIFLKHFLNSLIKSCYSITASPVMDNNRTRMAMDKEANSEKETRDILSTEKIMSSAIGHLFGGFFKNVIVCEKCKLKSEKVEPFFDIPVHVNKSNKLIDLLSTFLLPEKLICDNKYFCKICKSHQNADKSLSIYKSPRILNINLKRFNVSSHGLEKSTKAIEFPQSLSLSLKHEVDREIRLKYQLYAIVCHIGKSLRMGHYITYIKGHHGFWYCFDDSNVRCVSESKVFSQKNDVYLLFYSIVNEDVLNCDTKLNKFSQTNTFSTASGEKEHMATPEHVKQDHVVKKGKREKPSILTGHRMFSGHRLVTMMILSQFLTSKKKTGVARLHTRMSHKKTALKEPLNSQNSGITSLSTSTTESKTISTVKGEHERVAGNAQKRQDNKKRMATLEPRPGPLIIDQCDLETWSDAEEAENYNQLLEKIHPSLKQRDQEDIEYDRGKLKKVKTNKEHQYGDFKLVKHKSGVAVATRQKDLFDNATYNPIKRRKNNKYKRPR